From Arachis stenosperma cultivar V10309 chromosome 2, arast.V10309.gnm1.PFL2, whole genome shotgun sequence, one genomic window encodes:
- the LOC130961291 gene encoding 2-alkenal reductase (NADP(+)-dependent)-like has protein sequence MAQVRNKQVLLKNYVTGFPKESDMEIVEGSITLKVPEGSSDVVLLKNLYLSCDPYMRLLMYKDTPVSLGFHYSPDSPLTAFGVSKVVESGDPNYKKDDLVWGVTKWEEYSLVPSAQILFKIDHTDVPLSYYTGILGMPGITAYGGFFELGCPKKGEKVFVSAASGAVGQLVGQFAKLTGCYVVGSAGSQEKVDILKNKLGFDEAFNYKEESNLDAALKRYFPEGIDIYFENVGGKTLDAVLLNMRSHGRIPVCGMISQYNLSQAEGVTNMAYLIYKEIKMQGFIVSQFYPLYPKFLEFILPHIREGKIAYVEDIVEGLESGPAALVGLFSGQNFGKKVLAIAPQ, from the exons ATGGCACAAGTGAGGAACAAGCAAGTGCTTCTGAAGAACTATGTCACTGGTTTCCCAAAGGAAAGTGACATGGAGATTGTGGAAGGTAGCATAACATTGAAGGTTCCAGAAGGTTCTAGTGATGTTGTGTTGCTCAAGAATCTCTACTTATCATGTGATCCGTACATGCGGCTCCTCATGTACAAGGATACTCCTGTGTCTTTGGGATTTCACTATTCTCCTGACTCC CCATTGACGGCATTCGGTGTAAGTAAAGTGGTTGAATCTGGAGATCCAAACTATAAGAAAGATGATTTAGTGTGGGGGGTTACTAAATGGGAGGAATACAGTTTGGTCCCTTCAGCTCAAATACTATTCAAGATTGACCACACTGATGTTCCACTTTCTTACTATACTGGAATTTTGG GTATGCCGGGAATTACAGCTTATGGTGGTTTCTTTGAATTAGGGTGTCCTaagaaaggagagaaagttTTTGTTTCAGCTGCCTCTGGTGCAGTTGGTCAACTTGTTGGCCAATTTGCTAAGTTGACTGGATGCTATGTTGTTGGAAGTGCTGGAAGTCAAGAAAAG GTGGATATATTGAAGAATAAATTAGGATTTGACGAAGCCTTTAACTACAAAGAAGAATCAAATCTCGATGCTGCTTTAAAAAG ATACTTCCCCGAAGGCATTGACATATACTTTGAAAACGTGGGGGGTAAGACACTTGATGCTGTGCTATTGAACATGAGATCTCATGGTCGCATACCGGTATGTGGAATGATTTCACAGTATAATCTCAGTCAAGCAGAAGGTGTAACGAATATGGCATATCTCATATATAAGGAGATTAAGATGCAAGGTTTTATTGTATCTCAATTCTATCCCCTTTATCCTAAATTCTTGGAGTTTATTCTGCCTCATATTAGAGAAGGGAAGATTGCATATGTGGAAGACATAGTTGAAGGTCTTGAGAGTGGCCCTGCAGCCTTAGTTGGCCTTTTCAGTGGTCAAAATTTCGGTAAAAAAGTTCTCGCCATTGCCCCTCAATAA